A stretch of the Malus sylvestris chromosome 10, drMalSylv7.2, whole genome shotgun sequence genome encodes the following:
- the LOC126587598 gene encoding protein SUPPRESSOR OF NIM1 1-like, whose product MTNKTSKIGQDLLVNILSTLPPKSLIRFKCVAKWWHALINDPWFVDKHLSHSLLDDQSTRVLLKRMLVPPTEDPNGDKIQSVFSVLTFDNVIVDDDDDGVHKCSTLSGIEDINIPLSMSLEIGDDRSFHVIGHCDGIICLARPNSTKVLLWNPAIQEFRVLPLETYIPDWFDEASRRDPHPWWLGMPYMPLTSRFNDVLGLGYDPKSKDYKVVKIGFSGSELHGDTKHLIIHPPKVVVYTLGTDSWREIKPCSLETETTFLWPETFQVYFKGMCYWIGSEQQKEFVHSYDAAYQEEEKIRRVIVLFDMSCEVFHDILLPHEMLEFNDFRGVGLDIRLKVWNESIALFRLNIYTFEDGDALTFEMWLMDDDSGGGGTNEGSVWTKHFASKIPTFSMSPVHLRNTLAMWKSDEVLLLTDNGCIVCYNIRTKNLKNLPIQTAVRIIPCFPPPPSYFPLCKANHSPLVYVKSIVSVMEGN is encoded by the coding sequence ATGACGAACAAAACATCCAAAATTGGACAAGATTTGTTGgtgaatattctgtcaactttgcCTCCGAAATCTCTGATACGATTCAAGTGCGTCGCTAAATGGTGGCATGCTCTCATCAACGACCCCTGGTTCGTCGACAAACACCTCTCCCATTCCTTGCTGGACGATCAATCCACTCGTGTCCTTTTAAAAAGAATGTTAGTCCCTCCTACAGAAGACCCAAATGGTGACAAAATTCAATCCGTATTCTCAGTACTTACTTTTGACAATGTCATtgttgatgatgacgatgatggtGTGCATAAGTGTAGCACTCTTTCTGGGATCGAGGACATCAATATTCCTCTTTCTATGAGTCTAGAGATTGGAGATGATCGATCATTTCATGTTATAGGTCATTGTGATGGGATCATTTGTCTAGCTCGGCCTAATTCTACTAAGGTGCTTTTGTGGAATCCGGCAATTCAGGAATTCAGGGTCCTTCCCTTGGAGACATACATTCCAGATTGGTTTGACGAAGCATCCCGTAGggatcctcatccttggtgGTTGGGTATGCCTTACATGCCACTAACAAGTCGGTTCAACGATGTTTTGGGATTAGGCTATGATCCTAAATCCAAAGATTACAAAGTTGTCAAAATTGGATTTTCTGGTTCAGAATTGCATGGCGACACAAAACATTTGATTATTCATCCTCCCAAGGTAGTAGTGTATACCTTGGGAACAGATTCGTGGAGAGAGATCAAGCCTTGTTCTTTAGAAACGGAAACTACTTTCCTTTGGCCTGAAACTTTTCAGGTGTACTTCAAGGGGATGTGTTATTGGATAGGAAGTGAGCAACAAAAGGAATTTGTCCATAGCTATGATGCCGCCTATCAGGAGGAAGAAAAGATTAGGCGAGTGATCGTGTTGTTTGACATGAGTTGTGAGGTGTTTCATGACATACTGTTACCACATGAGATGCTAGAGTTCAACGATTTCAGAGGAGTTGGCCTTGACATTCGTCTTAAGGTGTGGAATGAATCCATCGCTCTTTTTCGCTTGAATATATATACTTTTGAGGATGGTGATGCACtaacctttgaaatgtggctaATGGATGATGATTCTGGTGGTGGTGGGACTAATGAAGGTAGTGTTTGGACAAAACACTTTGCATCCAAGATCCCAACGTTCTCAATGTCCCCTGTCCACCTGCGCAACACATTGGCAATGTGGAAGAGCGACGAGGTTCTTCTGTTAACGGATAATGGATGCATAGTCTGCTATAACATCCGTACTAAAAACCTTAAAAATCTTCCAATTCAAACTGCTGTAAGGATTATTCCCTGTTTTCCTCCACCACCGTCTTATTTTCCACTGTGCAAAGCAAATCATTCGCCTCTTGTATATGTGAAGAGTATAGTTTCGGTCATGGAAGGCAACTAG